The DNA window GTGGCTGTACGACGCCCAGCCCCACAGCGCCTCCATGAGCTACTGGGCGCAGACGGTGGCATACTACTCGGCCCTGCGCTCGCTCGGCGTAGACGTGGACGTGGTGAGCGCGGACGCGGATTTGAGCGGGTACGGGGTACTCGTCGCCCCGGCGATCACGCTGATGATGCCGGAACGCGCGGAGCGTTGGGCCGAGGCGGTGCGGGGAGGCGCGCGACTCGTCTGCGGTCCCCGCACCGCCTTCCGCACCCCGAGCGGTCAGACGTGGACGGACGGGCAGTTCGGGCCGCTCAGCAGTCTGGTGGGCGCCCGCCTGCGGCAATACGACTCGCTGCGTCCCGGCCTGGAGGACGCGGTCAGCGGCGGCTATTCGGCCCGGTTCTGGGCAGAGAGCTACCGGCTGGAAGGTGCCCAAGCCACGCATACCTATGAGGGCGGGCCGCTCGACGGGGAGCCCGCGGTGATCCAGCATGGGGACGTGACCGTGATTGGGGCCCACAGCGAAGCCTTGATTCCGGACGTGCTGCGTGAGGTTCTGGGGGCGGCGGGGGTGACGACGGCCGACCTTCCGGAAGGTGTGCGCCTCAGCCGCCGGGCGGGAGCCACGCTCGTCCAGAACTGGACCGGCCAGCCCGTGGAGTGGCAGGGCCGAACGCTGGGGCCAGTGAGCTTCGAGGTGATGGCGGAGGGCTGAGTACCAGGGTCGTTCCGGGCCGGGGAGGTGACCTCTAGGGGTTGCCTCCCCTCTCCCGTTCATAAATGCCGGGGGGCAACCTCACGGCGTATCACCCCTCAGTCGGCTTTGCCGACAGCTCCCCTCAAAGGGAGCCTGGGAATGCTGCTGAGACAGCACTTCAAAGCCGCCCTTCCCAGGGGAGGAGCGGAGGGGTTCTGCGCGGTGCCGAAAGAGCGAGCCCCCGAGCTGGCCCCCGAACGCCCCGACACCTAAGCGTTTTCCGTCACCGCTATCCCCTTCGAGGTGTTACAATGGCCTGTTTAAGAGCGAAGGAGGCCCTCCTCCTTCTGCGCGGAGCAGAACCCCTCTCGCGGCGCCCGGCCCGTCCGCTCGCCGCTTCCCGAAGGAGCTTTGAGCTTGCAGAACCAGAACCTAGTGGTACGTGGGGCGCGGGAACACAACCTCAAGAACGTAACGGTCGAGCTGCCGCGCGACAAGTTCGTGGTCATCACGGGCGTATCGGGCAGTGGCAAGAGCACCCTTGCCTTCGACACGATCTACGCCGAGGGCCAACGCCGCTACGTCGAGTCCCTGAGCGCCTACGCGCGGCAGTTCCTCGGCCTGATGGAGAAGCCGGACGTGGAAGCCATCGAGGGCCTTTCCCCCGCCATCTCCATCGACCAGAAGACGACCAGTCACAACCCCCGCTCGACGGTCGGCACGGTCACCGAGATTCACGACTATCTGCGCCTGCTGTACGCGCGCATCGGCACCCCGTACTGCCCCATCTGCGGGCGCAAGATCGAGAAGCAGTCGCCGAGCGAGATCACCGACCGGCTGCTCTCGCAGTTCGCGGACGCCCGGGCGATCCTGCTCGCCCCCGTCGTGCGCGGGCGCAAGGGCGAGTACCGCAAGCTGCTGGGCGACCTGCGGCGCGAGGGTTTCGCCCGCGTGCGGGTGGACGGCACCCTCTACGAGCTGGAGGAGGCCGAGAAGCTCAAGCTGGAGAAGTTCGAGAAGCACGACGTCGATGTGGTCGTGGACCGCGTAACTCTGCGAGAAAACGACCGCAGCCGTATTGCGGAGAGCGTGGAACTCGGCCTGCGGCGCGGTGAGGGCCTGCTGCGCGTGCTGATGCCCGACACCGGCACCGAGGAGTTGTACTCCGAGAAGTTCGCCTGCCCGGAACACGGCAGCGTGCTGGAGGAACTGGAACCGCGTTCCTTCTCCTTCAACTCGCCCTACGGGGCTTGCGGCGACTGCGCGGGTCTGGGGCACAAGAACGAGTTCTCGCCCGAACTTATCGTGGACGAGAAGCTGAGCATCGCCGAGGGCGCCATCCTCCCGTGGAGCAAGAAGGGCACGGGCGGCGGCGTGTACTACTGGGACAAGCTCAAGGCGCTCGCCGAGCACCTAGGCTTCGACCTCAAGACCCCGTGGCGCGACCTGCCGGAGAACGCGAAGAAGGCGATCCTGGACGGCCCCGGCGAGCCTTTCGAGGTCGTCTACCGCCGCAACGGCAAGGAAACCATGCGCTTCATGACCGAGTTCGAGGGCGTGATCCCGAACCTTGAGCGTCGCTACGCGGACACCGAATCGGAGTTCATGCGGGAAAAGCTGGAGGAGCTGATGGAACTCCGGCCCTGCCCGACCTGCGGTGGCACCCGCTACAAGCCCGAGATTCTGGCGGTGCGCGTGGGCGGCCTGAACATCTCGCAGGCGAGCGGCATGAGCGTGCTGGAGTCGGACGCCTTCTTCCAGGGGCTCCAGGACGGCACTCTAAACCACGAGGCCATTGAGCCGCACCTTGAGGGGCACCTAGGCGGCACCGCGAAGGCCCATCCGCCCCGGCGCTACGAGTACACCCTGAATGAGTTCGGGGCGGCAGTCGGAGCCCCTATCCTGCGGGCCATACGCACCCGGCTGAAGTTCCTGGTAGACGTGGGCCTGGACTACCTCTCCCTCGACCGCACCGCGAACACCCTGTCGGGCGGGGAGGCGCAGCGCATTCGCCTCGCCACGCAGGTGGGCTCGGGGCTGACGGGCGTGCTGTACGTCCTCGACGAGCCCTCCATTGGCCTGCACCCCAAGGACAACGGGCGGCTGATCGGCACCCTGAAGAACCTGCGCGACCTGGGAAACACCCTGATCGTCGTCGAGCACGACGAGGACACCATGCTGGAGGCCGACTACCTGGTGGACATGGGGCCAGGCGCTGGCGTCCACGGCGGCGAGATCGTGGCGGTCGGCACGCCGGAGGAGGTGCGGGAGAGCGAGGACAGCCTGACGGGCAAGTACCTGCGCGGCGAGCTGAAGATCGAGGTGCCGGAGACAAGGCGGCGAGGGAACGGCAAACGGCTCAAGATCATCGGGGCGCGCGAGCACAACCTCAAGGACGTGAGCATCGAGATTCCGCTGGGGACGATGACCGTCGTCACTGGTCCCTCGGGCTCGGGCAAGTCCACCCTGATCCACGACATCCTCCACGCCACCCTTGCCCGCGAGCTGAACGGGGCGAAGACGAACCCGGGGCGCTACGACCGTATCGAGGGGATGGAGTTCCTCGACAAGGTGATCGAGATCGACCAGAGCCCCATCGGGCGCACGCCGAGAAGCAACCCGGCGACGTACACGGGGGTCTTCACCGAGATCCGGGACCTCTTCACCCGGACGCCGGAAGCGCGGCGGCGGGGCTACCAGGCGGGCCGCTTCTCCTTCAACGTGAAGGGCGGGCGCTGCGAGCACTGCAAGGGCGACGGCGTCATGAAGATCGAGATGAACTTCCTCCCCGACATCTACGTGCCGTGCGAGGTGTGCAAAGGGGCCAGGTACAACCGCGAGACGCTGGAAGTGAAGTACAACGGTAAGACGATCAGTGAGGTCCTGGACCTGACCGTGGAGGACGCCCGCACCTTCTTCGAGAACATCCCCGGCATCGAGAAGAAGATGAGCCTGCTGTGCGACGTGGGTCTGGGGTACATGAAGATCGGGCAGCCTTCCACCACCCTCTCGGGCGGTGAGGCGCAGCGCATCAAGCTGGCGTCCGAACTCTCGAAACGGGCGACCGGGAAGACGATCTACATCCTCGACGAGCCCACGACCGGCCTGCACTTCGAGGACGTGCGGAAGCTGATGGAAGTCCTGAACCGCCTGGCGGAGGGCGGCAACACCCTCGTCGTGATCGAGCATAATCTCGACGTGATGAAGTGCGCCGACCACATCATCGACCTGGGGCCGGAGGGCGGCGTGCGGGGCGGCACGGTCGTCGCCACCGGGACACCCGAGCAGCTTGCCGCGCACCCGACGAGCTACACGGGCGAGTACCTGCGCCGGGTGCCGGGCATCATCCCCGCCGGGAGTGAGGACCGCGAGATGGTGGGGGCGACGGCGGCGAGGAAGGGCCGGACGAAGAAGGCGGTCGGCGCGTGACCCGGACCCTCGCGCCCGTGGGGACGGCCACGCCGCGCCTCTCCCCCGCCTGGACGGTCCTGCGGCTGCTGGGGGGTTGGGCGCTGCTGGCGCTGCTGGCGTACCTGCTATGGACGCCCGGGAATCCTGTGGTGGGGGGTGGCTGGGCCGAGCGGCTGCTCGCCTGGGTGCTGCTCACCATCCTGGCCGACGAGTTCGGCGGGTGGTTCGGGTACTTCGGGGTGCTGCTGGGGGGGCTGCCCTTCCTCGCCCCGGGGGAACTGGGCGCCCAGTGGCCGGTGATCCTGCCGCTGGTGGGGGGGGCGCTGCTGGCGCTGCTGCTCGTGAAACACTCGGGGGGCGCGTTCGTGCTGCCCTTCGCCGCCGTGATCTTTGCCCTGCCGCTGCTCGCCCTGGGGCGCTACGGCACCAAACTCGACCCGGGGCTGACCCTGCCCGGCAACGCGACCTTTCAGCGGGCCGCCCTGAGCGCGATGGTGGCGGGCCTGGCCTTCAGCTTCGTGCGGCAGCTTGTGGGCGTGGCGGTGCGGTATAGCAGGCGCAGAAGGGCCGCGCGAGCCGCCGCATTGGCCGCCGCGCGGGTTGTCCCATCTCCGGCAGAGAGCATGACCACGACGACAGCCACGGAGGTCATCACGGCTGTCCCCGCCACCGAGGAGACAACGGGCCAGGCGACAACGGGCGAGTCGGGGCAGCGGGCCTGAGCCTCTGCGCCTCCCCGGGTCATCCGCCCGTCCCTTTCCCGGGGACGGGCGGTACACTTTGGGCGTGACCAGACTTCAGGGAAGCAACCAGAACCGCACGGTGCTGGTGATCGGCACCCTCATCGCCGCCGCGCTGATCGCCCTCGCCCTGTTCGCCGTGCGCGGGAAGCCCGCCGGGGGCGGAAACACCGTGAGCTTCAATCTGGACGGCCAGCCGGTGCTGGGGCAGGCGGACGCGCCCGTCACGCTCGTCGTGTTTGAGGACTTCAAGTGCCCCAACTGCAAGCGGTTCGAGGATGACTTCCTGCCCGAGATTCGCTCGAAGTACATCGACACCGGCAAGGCCAAGCTGGTTTCCCTCAACTTCCCCTTCATCGCCCAGAACTCGGGCCTGCCGGTGGACGACAGCAAGCTCGCCGCGCAGGCCGCCGAGTGCGCCTTCGTTCAGGGCGGCAACGACGCCTACGAGCGCATGAAGGCCATCCTCTTCCGCGCGCAGGGCCCCGAGAACGCGGTCTGGGCCTCCAAATCGCGCCTGAAGGAACTGGCGGGCAGCGTGGACGGCCTCGACCAGGCCAAGTTCAACACCTGCATCGACAACGACGAGACCGCCGCCGCGGTGGATGCCGACGAGCGGCAGGCGGAAAACGCGGGCGTGACGGGCACCCCCTCCATCTACGTGAACGGCAAGCTGGTGCCCTCCTATGACGCCGCGACCGTGGGGGCCGCCATCGACGCCGCCTCCGGGAGCTGAGGTTCGCCCCCTGTGACCCGCGACAATCGCCTGTACCTCGCCTGGGTCGTCGCGCTGGCCGCCACGCTGGGCAGCCTGTGGTTCAGCGAGGTGCGGGGCTTCGTGCCGTGCGTGCTGTGCTGGTTCCAGCGCATCGCCATGTACCCGCTCGCCCTGCTGCTGGGCATCGCGGCCCTGCGCGGGGACCTGAGCATCCGTGCCTACGCCCTGCCGCTCGCCGCCGTCGGCTGGATCATCGCTCTGATCCACAACCTGGAGGACTGGGGGATCATCCAGACCCTCAAGGTCTGCGGCGTTCGGCAAACGACGGCCGGGTGCGACGTGCAGTGGCCGCTGTGGGGCGGGCCGCTCGCCAACCTCAACTCGGTGCTGACCATCCCGGTCCTGGCCCTGACGGCCTTCACGCTGATCCTCGCGCTGCTGAGCTGGGGGCGGGGGAAGCAGGTGTAGGGGAAGCGGCCCGCCGTCAGAAAGAACACTAGAGGGGGCCGCCCACGTGACGGCCTCCTTCCTTTGCTTCTTTTGCTGACCGCTCCCTACACCGGCCTCCCCGCCATCATGAAACTTGCCGTCATGCCGCCGTCCACCGGCACAATCGCGCCCGTCAGGAAGCTCGCCTCGGCACTCCCCAGGAAGTAGACCGTCTGCGCGACCTCGCGCGGTTCGCCCAGGCGGCGCAGGGCGTGGAGGTCCTCGTAGTCGCGGCGGGTCTGCTCGGGGTTCTCGCTGGACGCGATGGCGCCGAGGACGGCCTCGGTGGCGATGGCGCCGGGGGCGACGGCGTTCACCCGGATGCCGCGCGGGGCGAGGTCGAGGGCCGCCGCGCGGGTGAGGTTGACCAGCCCACCCTTGCTGGCGTTGTAGGCGGCGTTGCCCTGCTCGGCGAAGAGGCCCTGGACGCTGGCAACGTTGACGACCGCCCCGCCACGCGGGATGAGGTCGATCAGGATGCGGGTGAGCATCAGCGGCGCGGTGAGGTTCACGACCAGCGTGCGGCTCCAGCCGCGCTCGCTGACTTCCAGGACGCCGCCGGGCGCGTCCTGGAAGGCGGCGTTGTTCACGAGAACGTCCACCGTTCCGAGTTCGCGGGCGGCGCGGAGGATGCGCTCGCGGCCCGCCGCCGTGCCCACATCGGCCTTCACCCGGGCCTGGCCCCGCAGGATGGGCGGCAGATTGAGGTCCACGCTGAGGACGGTGTGCCCGCGCTCGACGTACAGTTCCGCGATGGCCCGGCCGATGCCCCGCGCCGCCCCCGTGACGACGACCGTTCCGCCCGGTGGGGCGGCGGGTGAGGGGTTCGGCTGGCCGTTTCTGCCCTGGCGTTGACGCGTCATACCCGCAGTGTGCGGCCCGGCACCGGGGGCTGTGCGGCAGGTGAAGGCGGGCTCAAGGACCGTGCGCCGGGAGGCGCGTAGCCTGGGCGGATGACTGCCCTCCAGCCCGCCGATCCGGCCGCCGCCCTGAACCCTGACCGCCTGCGCGGCGTGCTGCTGGACGTGGACGGCACGCTGATCGACTCGAACGACGCCCATGCCCGCGCCTGGGTGGAGGCGCTGCGGGAGGAGGGCTTCGAGCGTTCCTTCGGGGAGGTGCGGCCCCTGATCGGCATGGGCGGCGACCAGCTTATCCCCCGGCTGACGGGAGAGGACGGCGAGAGCGAGCTTGGCAAGCGGCTCACGCAGGGCTGGCTGAAGCACTTCAAACCGCTGATCCCGGAGTTGCAGCCGACACGCGGCAACCGGGCGCTGATCGAGGGGCTGCGTGCCCGCGGACTCCGGGTGGCCCTCGCCACCAGCGGTGAGGCGGAGATTGTCGACGGGTTGCTCAAGCAGGCGGGGCTGGACGACCTGAACCTCGACCGGGTGAGCAGCAGCGAGGTCGAGAGCAGCAAGCCCGAGCCCGACCTCGTGGAGGCGGGGCTGAACAAACTGGGCCTGCCCGCCGACGCCGCGCTGATGGTCGGCGACACTCCCTTCGACGCCGAGGCGGCCCACAAGGCAGGGGTGCCCTGCGTCCTGCTGCGCTGCGGCGGCGACAGCGACGAGGAGCTGGGGCGGGCGCCTGCCCTCGTCCTCGACGATCCGCAGGCGCTGCTGGAGGCGCTGGAGGGGACGTCCTAACCGTTCTCCCGCAGTTCCCGCAGCAGCCGGAAGCCGACCACGTCGAGCAGCGCGACGACCGCCAGCGAGCCGAGGGCCGGGAGCCATTCCCCACGTCCAGCGTGAAGGAAGACGGACGCCAGCCCGCCGAGGTTCAGCAGCGCGAGGAGGGCGACGAGCAGGCCGGGCAGCATTCAGGCCGCCCCTTCCCCCAGCAGGGCGAGGAGGTCGGCGTGCAGCCGCCCATTGGTGACGACGATCATCTCGCCATAGGGGTCGGGCCTGCCGCTCGCGTCCGTCACCGAGCCACCCGCCTCCTGGACGATCAGGCTGCCCGCAGCAGCGTCCCAGGGCTTGAGGCCGATCTCCCAGTAGGCGTCCATGCGCCCGCAGGCCACGTTACACAGGTCGAGTGCGGCGGCGCCGGGACGGCGAATCGGGATTCCCAGCCGCAGCAGCCGGGCGACGAGGTCGAGGTTGCGCCCCCCGCTCGCGTCGTACGGGAAGCCGGTGGACACGAGCGCGGGCGTGGTCAGGCTGGGCGTGTCGCTGACCTGGATGGGCTGCCCGTTGAGGAAGGCACCGCCGCCCCGCGTCGCCGTGAACAGTTCCTGCCGGTTGGGGTCGAACACCGCGCCGACCACCCGCTCCCCGTGCGCCTCCAGGGCGACGCTCGCGCAGAAAACAGGGAAGCCGTGCGCGTAGTTCACGGTGCCGTCGAGCGGGTCCACGACCCAGCGGAAGGGGGCGTCCGCCACACCGCCCCCCAGCCCCTCCTCCTCGCCCAGCACAGCGTGGTCGGGGTAGGTCCGGGCGATCACCGCGCGGATGGCGGCCTCGGCCTCGCCGTCCACCTCGGTCACGAGGTCGCTGTAGGTCGTCTTGCTGCGAATCTGGAGGTCCCGGCCCAGGTGAGCAAGGTGAATGGCCCCGGCGCTCCGGGCAGCCTCCACCGCCACCGCGAGGGCCTGATGAAGATCGGTCATGCGGCGAGTGTAGAGGAGTGCGGGCACAATGGAGGGATGCGGCGGCCCGTCCTCGCCTCCCTGCTCCTTGCCGTGACCCTCTCCTCCTGCGTTCCCGGCGGGGTTCGGGAAGTGCAGTTCCGCGAGGGACCGGCAGGGAGTGAAGTCCTGGCGTCCCGACTGCTCACCGACCAGGTGGTGCCGCGAGGCCGCCTGGTCAGCGTTCAGGAGGCCGTGGCCCGCGCGCCGGAGGGCAGCCTGCTCGTGGTCTGCGGCAGGCAGTGGCGGCTCTCGCGGCCCTGGGGCCTGTGTACCCACCTGTCGCGCAAACTCGCTCCCGGCCTGCTGACGGAGGCCCCGGGTATTACGGGTGGGGGCCTGCTACGCGGCGGCGTGCAGACCGTGTCTACGTCCCGGCTGGAGGCGCGCGAGGTGGTCATCGTACTCGACGTGGGCGTGCGTCAGGAGCAGTTGCCCGCCCTGCGCGCGGAGGCGACGCGGCTGAACGGCACGCCCTACCGGGTCGCCGGGCTCCTCGACCGCGAGGGAGGCCTGGACTGCTCGACCTACCAGAATGCCCTCCAGCACGCCCTCGGTCTGCCCGCCGTGGTGCCCTTCAACGGCCCGTGGAACCTGTACCTGCCGCAGGATGCGTTGAAGATGCCCGGCGCGCGGGTGCTGTGGGTGGGGGTGCGGGGGGGATAGGAACGGCAAAAGAGGAGCGGGGCTCCCCCACTCCTCTTCGCATTCCGTCCGGGACTACTTGCCCTTGCCCTTCCCCTTGCCGGGGTGTTCCGCCTTCTCGGCCTTTTCCGGCTTCTCGGCCTGGTCGCCGTGCTCCTCCTCGGCCTTGCCGGGCTGGCCCGCGTCGTCCGCCCCCCGGCCCGCCTGACGGTTGACGGCGGCGCTCAGCGGCAGGGAGAGCGTCTTCCCATTCGGGCCCATCACCTCGAACTTGATCGCGCCGGGCTTGGAGAGGTCACGGGCCAGCGTGTAGGTCGTGGCGTCGCCCTGCCCCGCCGGGGGCGTGACGCGCACGGTGCGGGCGTCGGCCAGGGTGGCACCGGAGACGAGCGCCACCGTTCCGTCCGCGTTCAGCGTGCCGATTACGGCACCGTCCGCACCCAGGAGCTGGACCTGGCCGCCCGACTTCAGGAAGGCCTGCACCCCGTCATCCTGAGTTCGGGTGACCGAGGCGGGGATGGTCCCGGGCAGCGCCACGTTCGTCGTCGGGGTTGTGGCGATCTGGGCAGCGGCCACTCCCAGGGTTGCGGCGGCCAACACTGTCATCATGTAGTTCTTCATGGGTAAACCTCCTGTGTTGAATGGAATGCCCCCGCATCTTAGGTGGACCCCACTGACGCTGGCCTGACATGACCTGACGGGGCGTTGGCCCTTTTGACGGGTTTTCCATACGGGCACGCGGGGAGCCGGGGCCCCACTGTCCCCGCATTCGCCGGGTGGTACGCTGCCCGCCGTGATCGACCGTTATCTGACCCCCGAGATGAAGGCGCTGTGGAGTGAGGCGAGCAAGTACCGGGCGTGGCTGCGGGTGGAACTCGCGGCGATGGAGGCGCAGTCGCGGCACGGCGAGGTGCCCCGGGGGGCCTTCGAGGCCCTGACGGCCCGCGCGGCCGCCGATCCCCTCGACGAAACCTTCGCCGAGCGGGTCGCGCAGATCGAGGCGGTCACGCGGCACGACATCGTGGCCTTTACCCGGGCGCTTACCGAGCGCTACGGTGACGAGGCCCGCTTCATTCACCACGGCCTGACGAGTACGGACGTGGTAGACACGGCGCAAAACCTCCTGCTCGACGAGGCGCTGCATCTCATCGAGGCGGACGTGCGGGGGCTGCGCGAGGTCTGCCGCCTCCAGGCGGTGGCGCACAAGCACACGCCCACGGTGGGCCGCACCCACGGCATCCACGCTGAGCCCATGACCTTCGGGCTCAAGTTCCTGAACTGGACGGCGACGCTCGACCGGGACCTCCAGCGGCTGCACGCGGCCCGGGAGCGCGTCCGGGTGGTCATGCTCTCGGGCTCGGTGGGCACCTACGCGCACGTCTCGCCCCGCATCGAGGAGGAGGTCGCCGCCGCGTGGGGGTGGCAGCCCGCGCCCGTCACCAACCAGACGCTCGCCCGTGACCGCCACGCGGAGCTGCTGGCCGCCCTCGCCATCCTGGGGACCACGCTGGAGAAGATTGCGGTGGAAATCCGCCACCTCCAGCGCTCGGAGGTCCGCGAGGCGATGGAACCGTTCAGCGTGGGGCAAACCGGCAGTTCCTCGATGCCGCACAAGAAAAACCCCATCCTGACGGAGAATGTGACCGGCTTCGCGCGGATGCTGCGCGGCTTTCTGGTCACCGGGCTGGAGAACGTGGCCCTATGGCACGAGCGCGACATCAGCCACTCCAGCGCCGAGCGGGTGATCCTGCCCGATGCCACGAGCGGGGCGAGCTACGCCACCCGCCGCCTGACGGGCGTGCTGCGGGGTCTGGTGGTCTTCCCCGAGCGGATGCTGCGGAACCTGAACGACCTGGGTGGCCTAGTGTTCAGCCAGCGCGTCCTGCACGCCCTGATCGACGAGAAGGGCCTGAGCCGCGAGGCGGCCTACGACCTCGTGCAGCGCAACGCCCTCAGGAGCTGGGAGACGGGCGAGGGCCTGCGCGACTTGCTGCGCGCCGACCCGGACAACCCGCTGACCGAGTCGGAGTTGGACGCCGCCTTCGACCTGAACTGGTATCTGCGCCACGTGGACGACATCTACGCACGGTTCGGGCTGTAAGCCTCTGGGCCCCGGGGTGGGTCAGGACTGGGGCCGGAGTTACCGATGCCCGGCCGTCACCGTCCCGATCCCCAGCGCGATATACACGCTGCCCGTCACGTACTTCTGCCAGCGGGCGAAGACCCGGTTGCCTTGCAGCCTCTTCCCCACCGTGCCCGCCAGCAGGGCGTAAGTTCCGTCGCTGAGGGTCGCCAGCAGCAGGAACAACGCGCCGAGGATAAGCGTCTGGAGGGCCACCGGGCCGCGTTCGGGCCTCACGAATTGCGGGAGAAAGGCCAGGAAGAAGAGGGCGGTCTTGGGGTTGAGGGCGTTCACCAGGGCGCCCTGCCAGAACACCCGGCTCAGCCGTCTGGGGGCGGGAAGGTTGGGCGCGTGGACCTCCTCCCGGGCCAGCAGCGTTCGGACGCCGAGGTACACGAGATAGAAGGCTCCCAGAACCTTCACGGCGCTGAACAGCAGCGCGGAGGACAGGACGAGCGCCGAGATGCCGACCGTCGCCGCGAGGACGTGGACCAGGCCGCCCGTCTGCACCCCAAGCGCCGAGACGAGTCCGGCCCGACGCCCCTGATGCAGGCTGCGCGCGACGATGTACAGCACCGACGGCCCCGGCACGACCAGCAGCGCCAGCGCGGCGACGACGAAGAGGGCGAGCGTGGATGGGTCGGGCATGGGGAAGCCTCCTTGACCTCGGCGTCGGGAGGGTTTCCGCGACGGGACTGAGGCTCAGTTATGCAGCTCCGTCTGGAGGTGTCAAGCGGCGGACCCGGAGACACTCCCCGGCGACACCACGCCGATCGGGGCAGAGCCTCCCGGGCCGCGCTCGGGCCACGTCACTCACCTCCGTTACGAAACGTTTACGCCCCCCGCCGCATCCTTCGGTGTCCGGCGATTTCTTGTGCGTTTTCGTCTCCCACGGAGGACCTGATGAGCATTACGACCCGGCGGCGGGGTGCCGCCATCCTGCTGGGGCTGAGCCTGGTGCTGGGGGCCTGCTCCAGCCCCGCGCCCGGCACGCCACCGACCGAGACTCCCCCCACCGAAACTCCCCCGCAGAATTCCGCGCCCGCCGCGCCCACGGGGCTCACCGCCACCCCCGGCCCATCCGGCATCGTGCTGAAGTGGAACGCGAACACCGAGAGCGACCTCGCCGGGTACAGGGTGTTCAGGGCAGCCGCGGAAGGCGGGCCCCTCCAACTCCTGACGCCGCAGCCCATCCAGGCGACGACGTGGACCGACACCTCCGCGCCCGAAGGCGCCACGCAGTATTACCAGGTGGTCGCGGTTGATACTGCGGGCGCCGCGTCTCCAGCCGCGACCGTGAGCGCGACGCGGCCAGCCGAGGCGTCCAAAGTGGAGGTCCAGAACCTCACGGCGGCGCCCGGGAGCGACCGCATGGTGTTCAACCGCATCGGGCCGCTCGTCAACCCGCCGAGCAACCGCGTCCACGACCGGGCCACCTTGCGGGTGAAGAACGTTGGCGCGGGAGACCTGCACATCACGGACCTGGCGGTCTTGGGGCCGTGGACAGTGACGCCCAGCCCGAGTGCCTCGTCGCCCCTGACAGTGCCGCCGGGCAGCTCGCTGGACCTCATCGTCCGGTTCGTCGCCGAGGGGCCGGGCAACGTGGCGAACCACCTGCACGAGGGCAGCCTGACAATCACCTCGGACGGCGGGAACATGGCGGTGAAGCTCGCGGGGCTGTGGCAGCGCCTGCCGGAGAACAACGTGGAGCCTAGCGTAGACCAGATTCGCCGGGCCTTCGGCTACACCTTCAGCTTCGTGGACCCCGGGGCGCCGGTCGGCGACTATCAGGTCATTCCCGGCCTCGACCACCAGGGCCGGGTCGCCCCCAACGGCGACGAGGTGATCTCCCCCCACTGGCAGCAGGCCGACCCGGCGCAGCCCGTGAGCGTCACGCCGCTCGCCGCCTTTCACACCCAGGGCAACCCCGCGACCCTCTCTTGGTTCCCCAAGGGTGCGTCCGACCTCCACCGCATCGTCACGACTGCGGGCAGTGACGCTCAGGCGGTGCTCCCGACCTCGGGCGAGACGGGCGTGGCGACGGCGACCTTTACGCCGAGTGGCACCTTCGGCCTCAACGTGGACGGCGCCGAGTGGAGCGACCCCACGAAGAACAAGCACGGCCCCGACCTCGCGGCGGGCTGCGCGGAGCCGTGCGGGCACCACATGCGCTTCTGGCCGGTGAAGGACAGCGCGGGGCAGCCGCTCCCGAACACGTACCTGATGATCATGGACTACGCGGGGGTGAACTACGACTACAACGACAACATGTACCTGATCTCCAACATGAAGCCCGCGCCGCTGCTCGTCAATGTCGGCGGTCCTACCTTCACTGCCCCTGACGGCAACGTGTGGGTGGCAGACAACTACAACTACACGGACCAGAATGGCGCCAAGAAGCTCGCCACCTATTAC is part of the Deinococcus apachensis DSM 19763 genome and encodes:
- the uvrA gene encoding excinuclease ABC subunit UvrA, whose product is MQNQNLVVRGAREHNLKNVTVELPRDKFVVITGVSGSGKSTLAFDTIYAEGQRRYVESLSAYARQFLGLMEKPDVEAIEGLSPAISIDQKTTSHNPRSTVGTVTEIHDYLRLLYARIGTPYCPICGRKIEKQSPSEITDRLLSQFADARAILLAPVVRGRKGEYRKLLGDLRREGFARVRVDGTLYELEEAEKLKLEKFEKHDVDVVVDRVTLRENDRSRIAESVELGLRRGEGLLRVLMPDTGTEELYSEKFACPEHGSVLEELEPRSFSFNSPYGACGDCAGLGHKNEFSPELIVDEKLSIAEGAILPWSKKGTGGGVYYWDKLKALAEHLGFDLKTPWRDLPENAKKAILDGPGEPFEVVYRRNGKETMRFMTEFEGVIPNLERRYADTESEFMREKLEELMELRPCPTCGGTRYKPEILAVRVGGLNISQASGMSVLESDAFFQGLQDGTLNHEAIEPHLEGHLGGTAKAHPPRRYEYTLNEFGAAVGAPILRAIRTRLKFLVDVGLDYLSLDRTANTLSGGEAQRIRLATQVGSGLTGVLYVLDEPSIGLHPKDNGRLIGTLKNLRDLGNTLIVVEHDEDTMLEADYLVDMGPGAGVHGGEIVAVGTPEEVRESEDSLTGKYLRGELKIEVPETRRRGNGKRLKIIGAREHNLKDVSIEIPLGTMTVVTGPSGSGKSTLIHDILHATLARELNGAKTNPGRYDRIEGMEFLDKVIEIDQSPIGRTPRSNPATYTGVFTEIRDLFTRTPEARRRGYQAGRFSFNVKGGRCEHCKGDGVMKIEMNFLPDIYVPCEVCKGARYNRETLEVKYNGKTISEVLDLTVEDARTFFENIPGIEKKMSLLCDVGLGYMKIGQPSTTLSGGEAQRIKLASELSKRATGKTIYILDEPTTGLHFEDVRKLMEVLNRLAEGGNTLVVIEHNLDVMKCADHIIDLGPEGGVRGGTVVATGTPEQLAAHPTSYTGEYLRRVPGIIPAGSEDREMVGATAARKGRTKKAVGA
- a CDS encoding DsbA family protein is translated as MTRLQGSNQNRTVLVIGTLIAAALIALALFAVRGKPAGGGNTVSFNLDGQPVLGQADAPVTLVVFEDFKCPNCKRFEDDFLPEIRSKYIDTGKAKLVSLNFPFIAQNSGLPVDDSKLAAQAAECAFVQGGNDAYERMKAILFRAQGPENAVWASKSRLKELAGSVDGLDQAKFNTCIDNDETAAAVDADERQAENAGVTGTPSIYVNGKLVPSYDAATVGAAIDAASGS
- a CDS encoding disulfide bond formation protein B; the protein is MTRDNRLYLAWVVALAATLGSLWFSEVRGFVPCVLCWFQRIAMYPLALLLGIAALRGDLSIRAYALPLAAVGWIIALIHNLEDWGIIQTLKVCGVRQTTAGCDVQWPLWGGPLANLNSVLTIPVLALTAFTLILALLSWGRGKQV
- a CDS encoding SDR family NAD(P)-dependent oxidoreductase, whose translation is MTRQRQGRNGQPNPSPAAPPGGTVVVTGAARGIGRAIAELYVERGHTVLSVDLNLPPILRGQARVKADVGTAAGRERILRAARELGTVDVLVNNAAFQDAPGGVLEVSERGWSRTLVVNLTAPLMLTRILIDLIPRGGAVVNVASVQGLFAEQGNAAYNASKGGLVNLTRAAALDLAPRGIRVNAVAPGAIATEAVLGAIASSENPEQTRRDYEDLHALRRLGEPREVAQTVYFLGSAEASFLTGAIVPVDGGMTASFMMAGRPV
- a CDS encoding HAD family hydrolase — translated: MTALQPADPAAALNPDRLRGVLLDVDGTLIDSNDAHARAWVEALREEGFERSFGEVRPLIGMGGDQLIPRLTGEDGESELGKRLTQGWLKHFKPLIPELQPTRGNRALIEGLRARGLRVALATSGEAEIVDGLLKQAGLDDLNLDRVSSSEVESSKPEPDLVEAGLNKLGLPADAALMVGDTPFDAEAAHKAGVPCVLLRCGGDSDEELGRAPALVLDDPQALLEALEGTS